The proteins below come from a single Oryzomicrobium terrae genomic window:
- the tsf gene encoding translation elongation factor Ts, with translation MAEITAAMVKELREKTDAPMMECKKALSEAAGDMDKAEEILRVKLGNKASKAATRVAAEGIVGVYISADGKLGSIVEVNCETDFVAKNDDFLALVKNIAELVATKNPADVAALSALEIGGQSVESIRAALVGKIGENMTIRRFVRTEAQGKLVSYIHGGAKIGVLLDVVGGDETTAKDIAMHIAASKPKSLDASGVSADLIETERRVAIEKAKEAGKPEAMIEKIAEGTVQKFLKEVTLLGQVFVKAEDGKQTIEQLLKAKGASIPGFTLYVVGEGIEKKVTDFAAEVAAQAAAAAANK, from the coding sequence ATGGCGGAAATCACCGCAGCGATGGTCAAGGAACTGCGCGAAAAGACCGACGCGCCCATGATGGAATGCAAAAAGGCCCTGTCCGAAGCCGCTGGCGACATGGATAAGGCTGAGGAAATCCTGCGCGTCAAGCTGGGCAACAAGGCTTCCAAGGCCGCTACCCGTGTGGCCGCCGAAGGTATCGTTGGCGTGTACATCTCCGCCGACGGCAAGCTGGGCTCCATCGTCGAAGTCAACTGTGAAACCGACTTCGTCGCCAAGAACGACGACTTCCTGGCTCTGGTGAAGAACATCGCCGAGCTGGTCGCCACCAAGAACCCGGCCGACGTGGCCGCCCTGTCCGCCCTGGAAATCGGCGGCCAGTCCGTGGAGTCCATCCGCGCCGCCCTGGTGGGCAAGATCGGCGAGAACATGACCATCCGCCGCTTCGTGCGCACCGAAGCTCAAGGTAAGCTGGTCTCCTACATCCACGGCGGCGCCAAGATCGGCGTGCTGCTCGACGTGGTTGGCGGCGACGAAACCACTGCCAAGGACATCGCCATGCACATCGCGGCGTCCAAGCCCAAGTCCTTGGATGCCTCCGGCGTTTCCGCGGACCTGATCGAAACCGAGCGCCGCGTCGCCATCGAGAAGGCCAAGGAAGCCGGCAAGCCCGAAGCCATGATCGAAAAGATCGCCGAAGGCACCGTGCAGAAGTTCCTCAAGGAAGTCACCCTGCTGGGCCAGGTCTTCGTCAAGGCCGAAGACGGCAAGCAGACCATCGAGCAACTGCTCAAGGCCAAGGGTGCTTCGATCCCGGGTTTCACCCTGTACGTGGTGGGCGAGGGCATCGAGAAGAAGGTCACCGACTTCGCCGCCGAAGTGGCCGCCCAGGCTGCTGCCGCTGCCGCCAACAAGTAA
- the rpsB gene encoding 30S ribosomal protein S2, which yields MATMRQMLEAGVHFGHQTRFWNPKMSQYIFGARNKIHIVNLEKTLVKYNEAMAFVKKLASNRGNILFVSTKRQAREIIAEEATRAGVPYVDQRWLGGMLTNFKTVKQSIKRLKDMEAAVQDGSAERMGKKEALLMKRELEKLQKSIGGIKEMGGLPDALFVVDVGYHKIAITEANKLGIPVIAVVDTNHSPEGVDYVIPGNDDSSRAIRLYARGVADAILEGRSQSLQEIVAAGSDDEFVEVQEESAE from the coding sequence ATGGCAACCATGCGTCAAATGCTTGAGGCCGGTGTTCACTTCGGCCACCAAACCCGTTTCTGGAACCCGAAGATGTCCCAGTACATCTTCGGTGCTCGCAACAAGATTCACATCGTCAACCTGGAAAAGACCCTCGTTAAGTACAACGAGGCGATGGCGTTCGTGAAGAAGCTCGCGTCTAACCGCGGCAACATCCTCTTCGTCAGCACCAAGCGTCAGGCTCGCGAGATCATCGCCGAGGAAGCTACCCGCGCTGGCGTTCCTTACGTTGACCAGCGCTGGCTGGGCGGCATGCTGACCAACTTCAAGACCGTGAAGCAGTCCATCAAGCGTCTGAAGGATATGGAAGCCGCCGTTCAGGACGGTTCCGCCGAGCGCATGGGCAAGAAAGAGGCCCTGCTGATGAAGCGCGAGCTGGAAAAGCTGCAGAAGTCCATTGGCGGCATCAAGGAAATGGGCGGCCTGCCTGATGCCCTGTTCGTGGTCGACGTGGGCTACCACAAGATCGCCATCACCGAAGCCAACAAGCTGGGCATCCCGGTGATCGCCGTGGTCGATACCAACCACTCCCCCGAAGGCGTGGACTACGTCATCCCCGGTAACGACGACTCCTCCCGCGCCATCCGTCTGTACGCCCGCGGCGTGGCCGACGCCATTCTGGAAGGTCGTAGCCAGTCCCTCCAGGAAATCGTTGCTGCCGGTTCCGACGACGAGTTCGTCGAAGTCCAGGAAGAGTCCGCCGAGTAA
- the rseP gene encoding RIP metalloprotease RseP, whose product MALINFLYYVVAFAVVLGVLIVVHELGHYAVARWCGVKVLRFSVGFGQPLWSRHLGRDGTEWVLAAFPLGGYVKMLDEREGEVDPAERHRSFNAQSVGKRMAIVAAGPVANLLLAILLYCFVFWQGAPELRPLLGTPPAASALAQSGVENGEEVLRLDGHEVASLQDLHWQLLRRASEAESVVLETRNLRGEINERRVAIAPTLAEFGLEADLPDRLGVTLFRPYIPPRLGSVSSSGAAGVAGMQVGDVVVGIDGVTVDTWGEVVTRVREAVGRSLGIEVVRAGRHLHFVVTPTEENERGRVIGRIGVGVAVPENLPQLAITVRYPLGESLQRAARETWEKSFFSLEMMGKMLVGQVSLKNLSGPVTIADFAGQSAKLGWASFLKFMALVSISLGVLNLLPIPVLDGGHLMYHMLELLRGRPVSERIQEVGQRIGLSLLFALMAFALYNDFARLASG is encoded by the coding sequence ATGGCCTTGATCAATTTCCTGTACTACGTAGTCGCTTTTGCTGTCGTCCTCGGTGTGCTCATCGTTGTGCACGAGCTTGGTCATTACGCTGTGGCGCGCTGGTGCGGGGTCAAGGTATTGCGTTTTTCAGTTGGTTTTGGGCAGCCGTTGTGGTCCCGACACCTTGGGCGTGATGGCACAGAGTGGGTTTTGGCCGCTTTTCCCCTGGGCGGTTACGTCAAGATGCTCGACGAACGGGAAGGCGAAGTCGATCCCGCGGAGCGCCACCGTTCCTTCAACGCCCAGTCGGTTGGCAAGCGAATGGCGATAGTCGCGGCTGGGCCTGTGGCTAATTTGCTGTTGGCGATTCTTCTCTACTGTTTTGTTTTCTGGCAGGGCGCCCCCGAGCTGCGTCCCTTGCTTGGTACTCCGCCGGCTGCTTCTGCCCTGGCGCAGAGTGGTGTGGAAAATGGCGAAGAGGTCCTCCGGCTCGACGGTCATGAGGTCGCTTCGCTGCAGGATTTGCATTGGCAGTTGTTGCGCCGGGCCAGCGAGGCCGAGTCTGTTGTGTTGGAAACCCGTAATCTGCGTGGCGAGATCAACGAGCGCCGTGTCGCGATAGCGCCAACCCTGGCTGAGTTTGGCTTGGAGGCCGATTTGCCGGATAGGCTTGGCGTGACCTTGTTCCGGCCGTACATCCCGCCACGCTTGGGTTCCGTCTCCTCGTCCGGCGCCGCGGGCGTGGCAGGGATGCAGGTTGGCGATGTGGTGGTTGGTATCGATGGTGTCACTGTCGATACCTGGGGTGAGGTGGTTACTCGTGTCCGTGAGGCCGTCGGTAGATCCCTGGGGATTGAGGTGGTACGCGCCGGTAGGCATCTGCATTTCGTCGTGACCCCGACTGAAGAGAATGAGCGGGGTCGGGTCATTGGCAGGATCGGGGTTGGCGTCGCCGTCCCCGAGAACTTGCCGCAACTTGCAATCACGGTGCGGTACCCATTGGGCGAGTCACTGCAGCGGGCGGCGCGGGAAACCTGGGAAAAATCCTTTTTCAGCCTCGAAATGATGGGCAAGATGCTGGTGGGGCAGGTCTCCCTGAAAAACCTGTCCGGGCCTGTCACCATCGCCGACTTTGCCGGACAGTCAGCCAAGCTCGGCTGGGCATCGTTTCTCAAGTTCATGGCCCTGGTTTCGATCAGCTTGGGGGTGCTGAATCTGCTGCCGATTCCCGTCTTGGACGGTGGGCACCTGATGTATCATATGCTGGAGTTGTTGCGGGGCCGCCCCGTTTCCGAACGTATCCAGGAAGTTGGTCAGCGGATTGGCCTTTCCCTGCTGTTTGCCCTCATGGCATTCGCCCTTTATAACGATTTCGCCCGTCTCGCTTCCGGTTGA
- a CDS encoding phosphatidate cytidylyltransferase gives MLKTRVITAVILLLVFLGAIFLLPRSIWALFCGVVAVLAAWEWGGFLGLASRSRVFLAGAVGLLLLALTLALPGMLGISDGFVLQGWAFGRFLLVPSVLFWAVAVPLWLRYRWPLKSLPLGLLVGAVVILPTWLALVQLRALGPWPLLAIMAVVWMADIAAYFSGRAFGKHKLAPNISPGKTWEGALGAGVGVIAYGWILRTTFPDYLDIAPLTLALGLVLVTAVSVIGDLFESLLKRQAGIKDSSQLLPGHGGVLDRIDSLTSTLPLVTLLWLVFQR, from the coding sequence ATGCTTAAGACGCGGGTCATCACCGCGGTCATCCTGCTGCTCGTCTTTCTGGGCGCTATTTTTCTCCTGCCGCGCAGCATCTGGGCGTTGTTCTGCGGTGTGGTCGCCGTGCTGGCAGCCTGGGAATGGGGGGGCTTTCTCGGTTTGGCTTCCCGTAGTCGGGTGTTTTTGGCCGGTGCTGTGGGGCTGCTACTTTTGGCGCTGACCTTGGCGCTGCCTGGCATGCTTGGCATCAGCGACGGTTTCGTCTTGCAGGGCTGGGCCTTCGGCCGCTTTCTGCTCGTGCCCTCGGTACTGTTCTGGGCCGTGGCGGTACCGCTTTGGTTACGTTACCGCTGGCCGCTGAAATCCCTGCCACTGGGGTTGCTTGTCGGTGCCGTGGTCATTCTGCCCACCTGGTTGGCCCTGGTTCAGTTACGCGCGCTAGGCCCTTGGCCACTTCTGGCGATCATGGCTGTAGTATGGATGGCCGATATCGCAGCATATTTTTCCGGCCGGGCTTTCGGTAAACACAAACTCGCCCCTAACATCAGTCCCGGCAAGACTTGGGAGGGGGCGCTGGGCGCGGGGGTAGGGGTGATTGCCTATGGCTGGATCCTGCGCACCACGTTTCCGGATTACCTCGATATTGCCCCGCTCACCCTGGCCCTGGGCTTGGTTCTGGTCACGGCGGTCAGCGTGATCGGTGATCTGTTCGAATCCCTACTCAAGCGCCAGGCCGGTATCAAGGACAGCAGCCAGTTGCTGCCCGGCCATGGCGGGGTGTTGGACCGGATTGACAGCCTGACGTCCACCCTGCCGCTGGTGACCCTGCTCTGGTTGGTGTTTCAACGCTGA
- the bamA gene encoding outer membrane protein assembly factor BamA: protein MKKNLIAGLIGGLFATAIASPAWAFDPFVVKDIRVEGIQRTEAGTVFSYLPVKVGETMTEEKASQAIKTLFATGFFKDVRIEVEGDVLVVSLEERPAISKIDFVGMKEFEKDQITKALKEIGIAESRIFDRAMLDKAEQELKRQYLARGKYAAKIKTTVTPLERNRVGINFTIDEGDVAKIKEISIVGAQVFKEKELLELFQLTTPGWLTWYTKNDQYSKQKLSADLETLRSYYLNRGYLDFSIESTQVSISPDKQDIFITVNIVEGERYQVSSVKLAGDLSLLPEDEYKKLVTLRAGDVFSRETLNASTKAISERLGAQGYAFANVNAAPEVDKEKRQVAFTIFVDPGKRVYVRRINIAGNTKTRDEVVRQEMRQMEGGWYDADKIQLSKQRIDKTGYFSEVTVDTPAVPGTSDQVDVNIGVTEKATGNVMVGIGFSSSDKVILSGSISQANLFGSGKYLSLQVNTAKAFKTYALSYTNPYFTVDGISQGFDIYKKTYDPSLSSSYVQTYKTVSWGGGLRWGVPIAEKESISFGLGYDSTNVTLFDDSRRIYKEFVQKFGNDNSSILLSSGWSRDTKDSLIYPTSGGYTRVGAEVSTPGGTLRYYRATAQHQRYFPLSKTFTLMVNGELGIANGYGNRDLPFYKNFYAGGVTSVRGYQQSSLGPQQDGEAIGGQKRVLLNTELLFPFPGSGVDKSLRLSWFVDAGQVFGSNDDYGRYEKLSLSELRYSTGLALAWTSPLGPLKFGIANPLNKKDGDKTQRFQFQFGTVF from the coding sequence ATGAAGAAAAACCTCATTGCGGGGTTGATCGGGGGGCTTTTTGCCACCGCGATCGCCTCGCCTGCCTGGGCCTTTGATCCTTTTGTCGTCAAGGACATCCGTGTCGAAGGGATCCAGCGTACCGAAGCTGGCACCGTGTTCAGCTATCTACCAGTCAAGGTCGGCGAGACCATGACTGAAGAAAAGGCCTCCCAGGCCATCAAAACTCTTTTTGCTACTGGCTTCTTCAAGGATGTCCGTATCGAAGTCGAGGGGGATGTGCTCGTCGTGTCGCTCGAAGAGCGCCCGGCCATCTCCAAGATCGATTTCGTCGGCATGAAGGAGTTCGAAAAAGATCAGATTACCAAGGCCCTTAAGGAAATCGGCATCGCCGAGTCACGCATCTTCGACCGGGCCATGCTGGATAAGGCCGAGCAGGAGCTGAAGCGCCAATACTTGGCGCGCGGCAAGTACGCAGCCAAGATCAAGACAACGGTGACGCCGTTGGAGCGGAATCGGGTCGGGATCAACTTCACCATCGATGAAGGGGATGTCGCCAAGATCAAAGAGATCAGCATCGTTGGCGCTCAGGTATTCAAGGAAAAAGAACTCCTTGAACTGTTCCAGCTGACTACCCCCGGATGGCTGACCTGGTACACGAAGAACGATCAGTACTCCAAGCAAAAGCTCTCCGCCGATCTGGAAACCCTGCGTTCTTATTATCTAAACCGTGGTTATCTGGATTTCAGCATTGAATCCACTCAGGTATCCATAAGCCCGGATAAGCAGGATATTTTCATCACGGTCAACATTGTTGAAGGTGAGCGTTACCAAGTTTCGTCCGTAAAACTGGCAGGTGATCTTTCTCTCTTGCCGGAAGATGAGTATAAAAAGCTGGTTACGCTGCGTGCAGGTGATGTGTTTTCTCGCGAAACACTGAATGCATCGACAAAAGCGATTTCTGAGCGATTGGGGGCTCAGGGTTATGCGTTTGCTAACGTGAACGCAGCTCCCGAAGTTGATAAAGAAAAGCGCCAGGTTGCTTTCACAATTTTTGTCGATCCGGGCAAACGGGTGTACGTGCGTCGCATCAACATTGCCGGCAATACCAAGACCCGCGACGAAGTTGTTCGCCAGGAAATGCGCCAGATGGAAGGTGGCTGGTACGATGCGGATAAAATCCAACTCTCCAAACAGCGCATTGACAAGACCGGTTATTTCTCTGAAGTAACTGTAGATACTCCTGCCGTCCCCGGTACTTCGGACCAGGTTGATGTCAATATTGGCGTCACTGAAAAGGCAACCGGCAATGTAATGGTCGGCATTGGCTTTTCCAGTTCGGACAAAGTCATCCTTTCCGGTTCCATCTCGCAGGCCAACCTGTTCGGTAGCGGTAAATACCTCTCCCTGCAGGTGAATACGGCCAAGGCGTTCAAGACCTATGCCTTGTCTTACACCAATCCATACTTTACGGTTGATGGTATTAGTCAAGGTTTCGATATCTACAAGAAAACCTACGATCCTTCCCTTTCTTCCAGCTATGTGCAGACCTACAAGACGGTTTCTTGGGGTGGTGGATTGCGCTGGGGCGTACCAATTGCGGAGAAGGAGTCGATCAGCTTCGGCTTAGGCTATGACAGTACTAATGTCACCTTGTTTGATGATAGCCGCCGGATCTACAAGGAGTTCGTGCAGAAGTTTGGTAACGACAATTCCAGCATCCTCTTGTCATCGGGTTGGTCCCGGGATACCAAGGATAGTCTGATCTATCCAACTTCAGGTGGATATACTCGCGTTGGTGCTGAAGTTTCCACCCCAGGCGGAACTTTGCGTTATTACCGTGCGACGGCGCAGCATCAGCGTTACTTCCCGCTATCTAAGACGTTCACCTTGATGGTAAACGGTGAGCTTGGTATTGCTAATGGCTATGGTAATCGGGATCTGCCGTTCTATAAGAATTTTTATGCAGGCGGTGTGACTTCGGTTCGTGGTTATCAGCAATCTAGCCTCGGCCCCCAGCAGGATGGCGAGGCTATTGGTGGCCAGAAACGTGTGCTGCTCAATACTGAATTGCTTTTCCCGTTCCCCGGTTCAGGTGTAGATAAATCCTTGCGCCTTTCCTGGTTTGTTGATGCGGGTCAGGTGTTTGGGTCGAACGACGATTACGGCCGCTACGAAAAACTTTCCTTGTCCGAGTTGCGTTATTCCACTGGTCTGGCCCTTGCTTGGACTTCTCCGCTTGGGCCGCTAAAATTTGGTATCGCCAATCCGCTGAACAAGAAGGACGGGGATAAGACCCAGCGCTTCCAGTTCCAGTTCGGAACGGTTTTCTGA
- the pyrH gene encoding UMP kinase yields MSAPRYKRILLKLSGEALMGADAYGINRQTISEIVEEIRSVTDLGVQVGIVIGGGNIFRGVAPAATGMDRAQADYMGMLATVMNSLALQDAMRAAGLVSRVQSALNIEQVVEPYIRGKAIRYLEQGRTVIFAAGTGNPFFTTDTAAALRGAEIGAEIVLKATKVDGIYTADPKKDPSATRFDKISFDEAISRNLAVMDATAFALCRDQQLPINVFSIFKRGALKRVVLGENEGTLVYC; encoded by the coding sequence ATGTCCGCACCCCGCTATAAGCGCATCCTTCTCAAGCTGTCCGGTGAGGCGCTCATGGGCGCGGACGCCTATGGGATCAACCGCCAGACCATCTCCGAGATCGTCGAGGAGATTCGGTCGGTGACCGACCTGGGTGTCCAGGTCGGTATCGTGATCGGTGGCGGCAACATCTTCCGCGGTGTTGCCCCCGCCGCCACGGGCATGGACCGGGCCCAGGCCGACTACATGGGCATGCTGGCCACGGTCATGAACAGCCTGGCGTTGCAGGACGCCATGCGCGCCGCCGGACTCGTTTCCCGGGTCCAATCGGCTTTGAATATCGAACAGGTGGTCGAGCCCTATATCCGCGGCAAGGCCATCCGTTATCTGGAGCAAGGCCGGACGGTGATCTTCGCCGCCGGTACCGGCAATCCCTTCTTCACCACCGATACCGCCGCCGCCTTGCGTGGTGCCGAGATCGGGGCCGAGATCGTGCTCAAGGCCACCAAGGTGGATGGCATCTATACGGCCGACCCGAAGAAGGACCCCAGCGCTACCCGCTTCGACAAGATCAGTTTTGACGAGGCCATCTCCCGCAATCTGGCGGTGATGGATGCCACGGCTTTTGCCTTGTGTCGTGACCAGCAGCTGCCGATCAACGTTTTCTCCATTTTCAAGCGCGGCGCCCTGAAGCGGGTCGTGCTCGGCGAGAACGAAGGCACCCTGGTCTACTGCTGA
- the uppS gene encoding polyprenyl diphosphate synthase, whose translation MSSFVSSTGGIPSVGDVPRHIAIIMDGNGRWAKKRFLPRVAGHTRGVETVREMVKACLARGVSFLTLFAFSSENWRRPEGEVSFLMQLFVKALKQEVKRLHANGVRLRVVGDLSRFDPALQEMIALAEAETAANERLTLTVCANYGGRWDILQAANRLAAAEPAKVGAWTEHDLAPYLAMSYAPEPDLFIRTGGEQRVSNFLLWQLAYSELHFTDVLWPEFDCSALDEAIASYRRRERRFGRTSEQLQASPPSSPHA comes from the coding sequence ATGTCCTCGTTTGTCAGTTCCACCGGCGGCATCCCGTCGGTGGGCGATGTTCCCCGGCATATTGCCATCATCATGGATGGCAACGGTCGCTGGGCGAAAAAGCGCTTCCTGCCCCGTGTCGCCGGCCATACCCGCGGTGTCGAAACCGTGCGGGAAATGGTGAAGGCGTGCCTTGCCCGCGGGGTTTCCTTCCTGACCCTGTTCGCCTTCAGTTCCGAGAACTGGCGTCGCCCGGAAGGGGAGGTCAGCTTCCTCATGCAACTGTTCGTCAAGGCGTTGAAGCAGGAGGTCAAGCGCCTCCACGCCAATGGCGTACGCTTGCGGGTCGTCGGCGATTTGTCTCGCTTCGATCCGGCCCTGCAAGAGATGATTGCCCTGGCGGAGGCTGAGACTGCAGCCAATGAGCGTCTTACCCTGACGGTCTGCGCCAACTACGGTGGTCGCTGGGACATCCTCCAGGCTGCCAATCGGCTGGCTGCCGCTGAGCCTGCCAAGGTTGGCGCCTGGACCGAGCACGATCTGGCCCCCTACCTGGCCATGTCTTACGCGCCTGAGCCGGATCTCTTCATCCGTACCGGCGGCGAGCAGCGGGTTTCCAACTTCCTTCTCTGGCAACTGGCCTACAGCGAACTGCATTTCACCGACGTCCTCTGGCCGGAATTCGATTGCTCGGCATTGGATGAAGCGATTGCGTCGTACCGTCGCCGTGAACGCCGCTTTGGCCGTACCAGCGAACAACTCCAGGCTTCACCGCCTTCCTCGCCCCATGCTTAA
- the frr gene encoding ribosome recycling factor, which yields MIAELKKATEQKMIKSLDALKNDLAKVRTGRAHTGILDHVMVDYYGTPTPINQVANVTLVDARTIGVQPWEKPMVAKVEKAIRDADLGLNPATQGDLVRVPMPMLTEERRKELIKVVKGEGENAKVAIRNLRRDANNGLKDAVKAKEISEDDERRAQDDIQKLTDKFVADVDKLLVEKEKELLAI from the coding sequence ATGATCGCTGAACTGAAAAAAGCCACCGAACAGAAAATGATCAAGTCGCTGGACGCGTTGAAAAACGATCTGGCGAAAGTGCGTACCGGCCGTGCCCACACTGGCATCCTCGACCATGTGATGGTGGATTATTACGGCACGCCGACCCCGATCAATCAGGTGGCCAACGTCACCCTGGTCGACGCGCGCACCATCGGTGTTCAGCCTTGGGAAAAGCCCATGGTGGCCAAAGTCGAGAAGGCCATTCGCGATGCGGATCTGGGCCTGAACCCAGCCACTCAAGGGGATTTGGTGCGTGTTCCGATGCCCATGCTGACCGAGGAGCGCCGCAAGGAGCTTATCAAGGTCGTCAAGGGCGAAGGTGAAAATGCCAAGGTGGCGATCCGCAACCTGCGTCGTGACGCCAACAATGGTCTGAAGGATGCGGTCAAGGCCAAGGAAATCTCCGAGGACGACGAACGTCGCGCCCAGGACGATATCCAGAAACTCACCGACAAGTTTGTAGCCGACGTGGACAAGCTGCTGGTGGAAAAGGAAAAGGAACTGCTGGCCATCTAA
- the map gene encoding type I methionyl aminopeptidase, with protein MSITIKSPADIEQMRIACRLAAEVLDYVTPFVKPGVTTAELDRLCHDYMVNVQGCIPAPLNYTPPGYTPYPKSICTSINQQVCHGIPSDKKVLKNGDIVNLDITVIKNGWHGDTSRMFIVGEGSIQAKRLCEITFECMWLGIAQIKPGAHLGDIGAAIQKYAEGNGFSVVREFCGHGIGQKFHEDPQVLHYGRAGTGPELKPGMIFTVEPMINAGKAAIKELPDGWTIVTKDRSLSAQWEHTVVVTETGVEVLTVSAGSRTKPALVDGYPIIY; from the coding sequence ATGAGCATCACCATCAAATCCCCAGCCGATATCGAACAAATGCGCATTGCCTGCCGCCTCGCGGCAGAAGTGCTCGATTACGTCACGCCCTTTGTCAAACCCGGCGTCACTACCGCCGAACTCGATCGGCTGTGTCACGACTACATGGTGAACGTGCAGGGCTGCATCCCCGCTCCGCTTAATTACACGCCGCCGGGCTATACTCCCTACCCCAAGTCGATCTGCACTTCGATCAACCAGCAGGTTTGCCACGGCATTCCTTCTGACAAGAAGGTGCTCAAGAACGGTGACATCGTCAATCTCGACATCACCGTGATCAAGAATGGCTGGCACGGCGACACCAGCCGCATGTTCATCGTCGGCGAAGGCTCGATCCAGGCCAAGCGCCTGTGCGAAATCACCTTCGAATGCATGTGGCTCGGCATCGCCCAGATCAAGCCTGGCGCCCACCTGGGCGACATTGGCGCCGCCATTCAGAAGTACGCCGAAGGCAACGGCTTCTCGGTGGTGCGGGAATTCTGCGGCCACGGTATCGGCCAGAAATTCCACGAAGACCCTCAGGTGCTGCATTACGGCCGCGCCGGCACGGGGCCGGAACTCAAGCCGGGAATGATCTTCACCGTGGAGCCGATGATCAACGCCGGCAAGGCGGCGATCAAGGAGCTGCCGGATGGCTGGACCATCGTCACCAAGGATCGCAGCCTCTCCGCCCAATGGGAACACACCGTGGTGGTGACCGAAACCGGGGTCGAAGTGCTGACGGTTTCCGCCGGCAGCCGGACCAAGCCTGCCCTGGTGGATGGCTATCCGATCATTTATTGA
- the ispC gene encoding 1-deoxy-D-xylulose-5-phosphate reductoisomerase — translation MPAQTLTLLGATGSIGGSTLDVVRRHPNRYQIFALTAFQRMAELAELCREFRPAYAVVATPEQAVALTGQLRAAGLATEVLSGEQGLIQVAAHPDVDTVMAAIVGAAGLESALAAAQAGKRVLLANKEALVMAGPVFMTAVREHGATLLPIDSEHNAIFQSLPQGFSRDLGENGVRRILLTASGGPFRSTPAEVLATVTPAQAVAHPKWSMGPKISVDSATLMNKGLEVIEAHFLFNLPANRIDVVVHPQSIIHSLVEYVDGSVLAQLGNPDMRTPIAHALAYPERIASGVAPLDLFQVARLDFEAPDLVRFPCLGLAYRALSEGGRSPAVLNAANEVAVVAFLAGRIGFTAIPSTIAAVMDEVGTGPVRSLEDVREADRQARQAAHKRLAIH, via the coding sequence ATGCCTGCGCAGACCCTCACTCTTCTTGGCGCCACTGGCTCGATTGGTGGCAGCACCCTGGACGTCGTCCGGCGCCACCCCAATCGCTACCAGATCTTTGCCCTCACCGCGTTTCAGCGCATGGCCGAGCTCGCCGAACTGTGCCGCGAATTTCGTCCTGCGTATGCGGTGGTGGCCACCCCGGAACAGGCGGTAGCACTGACGGGGCAATTGCGCGCTGCTGGCCTGGCGACCGAAGTCCTGTCGGGTGAACAAGGCTTGATCCAGGTTGCCGCCCATCCTGACGTCGATACCGTGATGGCGGCCATTGTCGGAGCTGCGGGCCTGGAGTCCGCCTTGGCGGCCGCCCAGGCCGGCAAGCGGGTGCTCCTGGCCAACAAGGAAGCCTTGGTCATGGCCGGTCCTGTTTTCATGACCGCAGTCCGAGAGCATGGGGCCACGTTGCTGCCGATCGATAGCGAGCACAACGCCATTTTCCAGTCCTTACCTCAAGGCTTCTCACGGGATTTGGGGGAGAACGGGGTGCGGCGCATCCTGCTAACTGCTTCTGGTGGCCCCTTCCGCTCGACGCCTGCCGAAGTGCTGGCCACGGTGACGCCGGCGCAGGCCGTCGCCCATCCCAAGTGGTCGATGGGCCCCAAGATTTCCGTTGATTCGGCGACCTTGATGAACAAGGGCTTGGAAGTCATCGAGGCCCACTTCCTGTTTAATCTGCCTGCGAACCGGATTGATGTAGTGGTGCATCCGCAGAGCATCATCCACTCCCTGGTCGAGTATGTTGATGGCTCGGTGCTGGCCCAGCTCGGCAACCCGGACATGCGCACTCCTATTGCTCATGCCCTGGCGTATCCGGAGCGGATTGCCTCCGGGGTGGCACCCCTTGATCTCTTTCAAGTCGCCCGCCTCGATTTCGAAGCTCCCGACTTGGTGCGTTTCCCCTGCCTTGGTTTGGCTTATCGGGCGTTGAGCGAGGGCGGGCGGAGCCCCGCCGTGCTCAATGCGGCCAATGAAGTGGCTGTGGTCGCGTTCTTGGCCGGCCGGATCGGGTTTACGGCGATTCCCTCCACGATTGCCGCTGTGATGGATGAGGTCGGGACTGGACCGGTTCGTTCGCTGGAAGACGTTCGCGAAGCCGATCGCCAAGCCCGCCAGGCGGCGCATAAGCGCTTGGCGATCCATTGA